The following nucleotide sequence is from Apium graveolens cultivar Ventura chromosome 4, ASM990537v1, whole genome shotgun sequence.
ACATATTTTAATTGGTACTTTTACCTGTATCAACGATGTACTTGCAAAAATAACGTTATATCTATTACATTCTTCTTTAATATAATCCTTATTGTGTTGCAAATTAAACCACTTGCATTTAGCTTAAGGTTAATTTTATGGGATACAGACCAACAGTTTTCTTTGCTTGTACATATTTTAGTAGGCAACTTGGCatagtttttttttttttgctaaataactTGGCATAGTTACTGGTTATCACTCATCGCTAAGGGTAGAGATAAGTTGTAAGTTCATTACTTCAGGCTAAAACATTCAAAGCTATTAATCTGTTATATTTATTGATGATAGAGCTAACTTGAccatactccctccgtccctccagGTTCTTTATTTGGGGGACGGGGGATCGGCATGCATTTTAGGGATTCCGTAAAGTATGGttccctaaataattttaaatatttttttcttttaaataaaaatataatgtttaaatttttatacagaaaaagaaaattttaaaattaaattatagaACTATGTTTTATAGTAGTCTTAAAATGCGTGCCAAGCATGAGGAAAAAATATGTTAAGAAAtcagtgggacggagggagtagttaATTAAAAGCGAAAGCGTAGTGAAGCAAAGGAGCTTCTGGGGGCTTAAGCGCGCTGTACCAACATAATTGATATATATTGACAGAATTATAGATAATTTAACAATTTTATAATTCAAATagtttaaatcaataataaaaaCCTTTTTTACTAGTTCAATAAGTGCGCACATTTTTTTAACATTATCTTCTTTGTAAAAAATATCGTAATTTTATTGTAATTTGTATTTGGATTTTGGATGGGTTTCTCTGAAAATTCCATCTCCTCTTCTGTATCCTCTTCTTTGAAAAAGCATAGCCTATCTAAGTCTGGCGGCCCTTATAAAAATCAAGTGGGCCGAGCCCGTTTGCAGGCACTTTAAATGACATCATGCCAAgcctaattttataaaaaaatatcattttttaaTGTTTCTTTGGAAAAACCCGCCTTTAGTTTCTTTCTTTTAGGCATTCCGCTTGAGACTTGTTCTGCACTTAAGCCACGCCTTATTGAAATGCTATTAATTTTTTTGATTAAGGGCCTCACTTTCGAGCTTAAGCAAGGTGATCAGTTAAACGCGCATAAGTATGAACTTGACAACCGACTGCTATATAGGGCAGTATCTTTAGTATCTTGGTGAAGTTCTCATTGAGTGGGAAGAGAAACTAGAATTCTAAGCAATCAAATAACTTCACATTTTTAAACTACTATCAAATACCGTCCCAATATGTTATTTCTAGACCATGTGTCAGGCATGTGACAGTATCAATCTGTATCTTTGTGATCACTTTTGTATTTTTAGAACTATTAGTAAATTGTGTAGCTCGTCCTAGCAAATTGTGGCATCAGTGTTTTGTTTTCACTTGGTTCTGCCCCCCGTATATGGTTACTTTAAAATCTAAATCGTTTGTACTTCAGCAAGGATATTGCCAAGGTGAAAGATGATAAGGAGTGGGAGATAATTGAAACCAAAAAGGCATTATCAAGAACAGGACCTGTCGCAGCATATCAGCCGAAAAAGATATCTTTGGAAGAGGAGCTAAAGGTATATTAAATATCTCAACGTATGATTAAAGTTCTTTTTCTGTTCATTTACTTATTGTTCCTCTTTGCAGGATATGCAAAAAAAAGTTGATATAAACGATTACGAGTTTAAGAAAATTCCCAGGCCCAACGAAAACAAATCTAGTTAGACGAATCCTCATGTCATGTGATTAAGGTTCGTACTTTGAATGTTGATTATGACAGTTTTAATTCTCTTTCCTCTGGGTTCTTTAGAACTCCTGTGTCTTGTATTAATCTTGTTGAACAATAAAAATGCTTATAAATGTAATTTAGTATCATGGTGCTGGCAACTTTGAATAGAAATTATTTACTACTAGAATTTAGTTGAACTTATCATGACATCTCAGCAGAATTGAGCACATGATAGAGATTTTTAAGTTTCTGTGCCAAATTTTTATGTGTGTGGGGGGATCATATGTTTTTTAGTTTGACTATATAAATTGTAGATGATTGTCTGAGTTAATAATTCAACTAATTTTTTTTATAGTTGTGTTTCAAGttttttttttcttatttatattatatatatcaaaCAGAGAGGATTATAAAGGCAGAAGCAGAATCTAGAGGGGATTCAGTGTTTGGAGTGCAAAGTGCAAAATAAGCGGTCCTGCATTTTAACTATTGTCCTTGACTCTATTTTCTGAATAAGAACTCAGTTCACGTTCTTTCTGCATATTGAAGCAAAATTTGAAAGCTTTAGAACACATTGAACTTCAGCTTTTCCCTTTAAACTCCAATGTTTTTTTTGCTAAAATTTTAAACTCCTATGTTGTTGAAAGTTTTTAAGCATTTTACCAAAGTTTTTTTTTATGGCTGAAGCATAATCAATTTGCAACTCTCGAAGTTACATTGTGTTCAACccaaatttaaatttaaatatagTAAAGCCGCTAGAACCATATGACAAACTGTCTTAAAAAACGATGATACACAAGCGATGTACATATTCAGCTACGAAAGGAACCCAGGAGATGTACAATGCAAC
It contains:
- the LOC141717719 gene encoding uncharacterized protein LOC141717719 isoform X2, whose protein sequence is MTTLATKMGGSKDVNELGAKAADKLQKSTSGFRRWGRKTPFVRYGLPMLSFMVFGTVGLGHLLQGSKDIAKVKDDKEWEIIETKKALSRTGPVAAYQPKKISLEEELKDMQKKVDINDYEFKKIPRPNENKSS